From the genome of Periplaneta americana isolate PAMFEO1 chromosome 17, P.americana_PAMFEO1_priV1, whole genome shotgun sequence:
GCGACAAAATCTACTTTGGCATCAAGCTGCATGCACTTCGaccatacattttaaaaacaaatgatgACGCTGTGGTATGTTATGTAAACAGTGACACTTCATTTAAATACACAACTAGCATATCATATTGGACACCACAGTAATTGAATTAACTACAAATCTAGGCCTAATTCAAACAAATGTAATTACAGTTGAGGCCTTGGAACTGCTCTACTAATTTTCATAAACAAGTCTTCTACAAACCTGAGGGCGTcaggcatttgcatatttgtcTAGATGTTTGATGGTTTTAGGGAAGTCATGAAAATCGTTTTTGATACATAAAAATTGTTGTACAAGTTCGTCAAAAATCTgtgattttacaagttttattgcATAACTGTCTCCACTATTAAGTACACTGATAATAACTGCAATAAACTGCAGCATTTAGCCAACTCCCCCAATGTGTTACAATGGGCTGTGGAGGTAAAGGTACATTGTGTGTCATTTCTTTGAGTTTTACCAAACTGCTTGGGGACTTCAATAGTATTTTTTTCACACTGATATCTGTCTACATTGCTATAGCTCGAGCAATTACATCAGTTACATGATGTAGATCTAATGCATGATCCAGACACGTGACATGGATCATTTTAGGATACTTTGTTCGAAGTTTCTTGCCTGCTTTTACCATACATGATGTTACATCAGTTACGAATACTGAGtgtattttcatgttttattccttTTGGGCATAAAAACCGCAACAAATCTTCAAATAGTTCCATAATAGTTGCGTGATTCACCTTTTGGAGAACTTGGGAGGCCAACAAAAATTTCTTGCCCAGTTGGTCTGGTAAAAGCATGTCTACAATTATGTTAGCAATATACCTCCAGCAACATTTGTACTTTCAACAATAGCGATCCAGTTTATTTACTCCTGCACTTTGCCTTATGTGCGATATGAGcaaatacaaagatttattgcaagcaaaaattacatacaataacaaatattttacaacactattgtaatactcatatatgaatattcttcgAAATTCAAAATTGATTACCAAcctcatagtaaaatagcctacatattacaatttattgtataaatataatgcaactgggtcacacccgaaaaagcaagatgcttgaggtcgggtgtggccaagaatgaaaactggacagaagaaaaataataataaataaaataaatgataggcctaaaacttcataacattttggaatataatacttcTAAAGAGTTGATTGAGAAGGCACTCTCGATTTGTGTactttttcataaattgtttaaaatgtaGGTTTTCTAACTTATAGGTATAATGGAATATCACCACATATCATTGTTTGACATAAGTCTTGAAAAAACTCGACTTGTGTAATTGAAGTTGaatatgatgtaggcctacatggttctTCATCTTTGGTTTGTGACTTTACATTTTGTTTCTGTTTGTCAGTACTACAATATTGCTGCAGGAATTGACGTTTGGTAACCTTAATTTCAGtcttacataatttacataataCCTTTTGGGCACTTTTGGAGAAATGTTGACTGTCAAAATACGAGCTGATTTTTCCATCCTGTATGTCACTTCATTTACTATATCAATGTACTACCATTTACTATGGAAGAGTTGTCTATACTGGtattgtacagtatatacatactTCATCCACCCACCGCATAACCCCTCTTCCTGCTTTGCCTTGCTACCCAAGTCATACATATGCTGATATCTTGTCCAGGTAGATTCTGTCACAGCTCTGACAACCACAGAACCAAAATTTCCAAACAATAACAACTGATAACTCGTAATATAACTGCATtaggacatacatacatacttcatCCACCCACCGCTTTGCCTTGCTACCCTAAGTCATACATATGCTGATATCTTGTCTAGGTAGATTCTGTCACAGCTCTGACCACAGAACCCACATTTCCAAACAATAACAGCTGATAACTCGTAATataactgcattaggacactgccttcttaatttagtgctataTCGTAATATCatagttttcagaaaaatagtctatgaagaaggccttTATTCAAGCATAtgtggggtgtaactttaatagtggcaacactacTGTAAAAGTGAAACGAGAtggagttaattgttgtcacttctaccacatgttagtctatgtctACCCTCCTCCccccctaaaaggactcttccgtcTGACTCACAGTGCATGCTctgtggagagttgaagttagtctcctgttagttacagctctaagcggctgtgtttcgccatgtttacaaagcaggaacagcgatcttggctgaaaattcaatctGTCCGTGGTCGCACAGCACGACTATGTCATGATGGtcttgttgaggcatgtggagaGACGGCGTTACCATACAGGACTGTGGGGAGGTGGGTTCGAGCCTTCAATGTGGAGTGTGACCATGTGGTAAATATGGCTCGGCCGGGTCGTCCTAGTGTGTCAGTGAAGAGGAATTGCAAGCTGTTTCTGCACTATTAGACAATGATCGACAACAGACTGTACGTTAATTAGCCCAGGAGATAGGAATATCGCATATGACTGTGTTTTGTATTCTAAAGAATCgcctaaaaatgagaaaaattgcatCTCGGTGGGTTCCCTGGGATTTGACGGAGGCACAGCGATTGATACGATACGACACTACTCAAACTCACTTGGAGCATTATGATCGTGAAGGAGACGCTGTCTTATGGCGTATTGTTGCACTTGATGAGACATGGGCCAGATCATACGAACCTCTACTTAAGCGTCAATCAAATAAGTGGCGTCATTACGGGTCACCATGCAAAACAGTGGTGCGTCGTATCCCTACGAATGTAAACATTATGCTGATTCTTGTGTACAACTGTGACGGCATCATCCTATCACATACTGTCCCGCAAAGACAgaatgttaatgcacagtatttccgTCATTTTTTGGAGCATAATCTGAGACCAGCATTGCGAAGAAAGTGCCCACACGTTTTGCAGAACCCTCCCATCATTTTGCAAGTTAACGCAAGGGTGCACACTGCACATCCTGTAGCTGATTTGTACCATCGGAGGGGGTGGGAAATGTTTTTCCctccaccacattcaccggacttaggcccctgtgattatgacttaatcccaaagatgaaggaaccacttcgtgacgttcgattccggactgttcccgatattTTGCAGATAGTAGGGTAGTTCATCcgaaacatcaacagaacaggagctgctacagggatacgacttccacatcgctggcaacgagttgtagacaatgctggttactacattgaaggactgtagaagtttcacagatgtatcacttgtatattcgtaataaataaatagttgccattattaaagttacaacttGTGTACATGTACAAAGCTTTCTAGTGTATAGTTTACAAGTTAGCTAGTTGCTAATCATTAGCATGTAGTATAAACTTGAGCTTTGGGACACGGCCTAAGGATCAATGGTGAAGAACTTAACTCCGTAGAAAACAATACAACTTTCTAGATATAGGAAAtacaaaggaaaataattttaggcAAAACGccatatcaaatttaaaaaaaaagttattaaagATCCAGGCATTTGAATAGTAAATGCAGCGAATTTCCCAGTAATGTTATACGGATGTGAAAGATGGACCCTAAATATGTGCGACAAAGTTGCTGGGTATAGATCTATCATGCTGCTGCTACATTTTACGTTGTTACCAAACTTGGGGCAACAGTTGGCTGCACTGCAACATCTTACGTATACCACCACTTGCCAACAATACCGGTATTTATACCGTCGCAAGGGCAATGTTATTTCTCAGGAGTCAAGACTTACGAAAATCGTCGGACCTTCCACGAGAGATTCTTCAGATTATCACAGTGCTCAAATCACTGAAAACTGATTCCCAAGTTTGCAATAACTTTTTCAGCATTGTACGTTGTACCTATAAACGTCTTTTACTAACACATTCTGCTAACAAGCAGCAAtggtaacagtttttttttacaataatccTCCACTGTGTATAAATTCACAAATATGATTGTGTCAAGATATGTAGACTATACATACAACCTATCGAGAAAGATTAGCAACACAGCTGAAAAGACAAAGAGAGGCAATGCTTGAATGCAGATTATACTGTAGCGTGTAGGATGCCAACACAAAGAAACGAACCTAACCTAAAACTTGATCTACTCAGTGCGTTAAGTCCCAATTGTTGCCAATTGCTTCgcataattaatataatgcagTACACAATGTATCCGACGAGTGGTTGGTGGTACTTACTTATTGCTATCGTTATAGCTTCATGCTGCAGAGTTAACACATCCAAGTAACATTACTTTCaacccaagaaaaaaaaaagagcggaTTAAGATTAAACGCCACGGAAATAGGATAAaattctatacttacttacataaaCATTTGCAAAGTCTCCCCAGATTTGATATTATATTAAGTCTACCGCAAAAAAGACACGCATGCACACCATGCCGAAACCACATCCACCATATTTATTTACCAGATACCAGACTTGCCAATATGAAAATTCCAGAGATTATTAATGCTTGACAACACTTCTTGGTTAGTATGTTCTGAGCAAAGACATTTTATAGCGTTCTGAGTAAACCAATgattaaaatcaatttaaaaaaatatgctgCATATCGGGATGTCTCTATTTCGTCTCAaaattaactgttttttttttctagactcTCAATCCTACCTTAGCATTCCTGTCATTATTATGATTACAAATACATAATTTCCACAAAATCTTATTAATATATTGAGATCTTCCTCTTCTCCCACTCACTACTTCCTGAAAAATTGAACTTTAATAACCTTGAAAAACACCGTAGAAGAAAATATGTTTCACAAAATTACCAATTTAATATTGGTAGTGTAAAAAGTGTAATGTTAGCTATTCTGCAAGCCTTCGTGACCAATCTAGGCatactaaattttaattaaaagttacAGAATAAAATTAGATAACATTGTATTTGTTTGACTTagatatatgtatacataattaccttgtttacacttttaaataaatttattgatgtaacaaaataagtttaattaatttaataacattacataaaaattaaactaTGCATTTGAACTCAATGTTGGTACGACACTTAAAGGTGAATGGTGGACGCACGTGTGTTCTGTATGGAGAAcgtttattgactttcttcttatgTGAATCTTGCATGAATAGTCTGTATGAATGATTGAGATTTATCAACTTCGTGGCTCGTCAGaacaccattattattaaataatggatTCTGAGAAGGATGGTATCTCTTTATTCCCAAGTTTTGTTGCTTATCACCGTCTTCAACTAGAATCATCAGGCGTTCCAGCCCACTTTTGGGAAGTACTGTGCAGGAAACTTAAAGACCAAATTTTTGATGCTGGAAATACTTTTGAAATACTGAAAATTGAATCTGAAACTGAAGAGGGCAAACCATCGTGGAAAGTTGTGGTTTCTCGAGAAGAGGGAGTAGAAGCCGAAGACGCAAGTCACATTTATTTGATAGATCATGCATGGACGTACCATGTTGCTGATGCTAAGCAACATTTGAGAGATATTGATGGACTTCTTGAAAGAATGAAAAGTTTGATGGGATTCGATGATGAAAGTTCGTTGGATGAGGAAGTAGACGCAGTTTTTAAtgaaatgtggaaatacaatCAAACATATACCATAGGATCAATGTTACATGTTGAAGAGAGAGTTCCAGTTTGGTATATTATGGATGAATTTGGTTCAGCAATTCAACATTCCGATGAACCGACATTTAGAGTCGTTCCATTTATTCATATGCCACAGCAGATACCATATACACTTCTTTTCCCTATCAAGAATGTTCCTAAGGGTAAAGAAGTTACGAGGGATTATGTAGAAGGACCTTTAGCACATTCAGAAATTAGAGATGCTTTATTATTGCCTTGGTTTCCAAAGTCATTTATGATGGAGGACTTTAGACAACAGGAACCTGATGATAATTACTTTTTGGAAGGACATACAGTTGAGTCCTTGCCAGATCTAGAAATAAATTGTGCATGTAGTCCTAAGCTTAAAGGAACTCTGAAAGTTTATTCTGAATATAAATTTGTAAATGATTATTTAAAGCATCCTAAATTTGAAATAACTTGCACAAAAGATGATGCTGATGTGCTTTGGTACACACATCATTTTACAGATTACAGAGAATTGCAACAAAAAGATACATCTGTGTTCGTAAATCAATTTCCATTTGAAAATGTGATTACCATCAAAGATCTTCTTTGCATTGTTAGCAGACGAAATGCAAATGACTCTAAAAATTCTGAAATAGGTAGCCTTGAAACAAGACCCTTGTGGCTTCCAACAACATTTAATCTCAAAACTGAACTCCCaaaatttgtaagttattatcAACATAGAGAAAAGGAAGGTTTAGATAACCATTGGATTTGCAAGCCTTGGAATTTGGCCAGAGGCCTAGATACGCACATTACAAATAAtctgaattatattttaagactACCTTTCACTGGACCAAAAATTGCTCAGAAGTACTTGGAGGATCCGGTACTTTTCAAGAGAGCAGAGTGTGGTTTTGTGAAGTTTGACATTAGATATGTTATTCTACTCAAGAGTGTACAACCTCTTGTAGTTTATGCATATAAAAATTTCTTTCTTCGCTTTTCAAACAAATCTTTTGAGCTACGGGACTTTGAAGACTATGAGAAGCATTTCACTGTTATGAACTATAATGAAGCTGCATTACTGTACCGTAAACTATGTCATGAGTTTGT
Proteins encoded in this window:
- the TTLL12 gene encoding tubulin--tyrosine ligase-like protein 12, with the translated sequence MDSEKDGISLFPSFVAYHRLQLESSGVPAHFWEVLCRKLKDQIFDAGNTFEILKIESETEEGKPSWKVVVSREEGVEAEDASHIYLIDHAWTYHVADAKQHLRDIDGLLERMKSLMGFDDESSLDEEVDAVFNEMWKYNQTYTIGSMLHVEERVPVWYIMDEFGSAIQHSDEPTFRVVPFIHMPQQIPYTLLFPIKNVPKGKEVTRDYVEGPLAHSEIRDALLLPWFPKSFMMEDFRQQEPDDNYFLEGHTVESLPDLEINCACSPKLKGTLKVYSEYKFVNDYLKHPKFEITCTKDDADVLWYTHHFTDYRELQQKDTSVFVNQFPFENVITIKDLLCIVSRRNANDSKNSEIGSLETRPLWLPTTFNLKTELPKFVSYYQHREKEGLDNHWICKPWNLARGLDTHITNNLNYILRLPFTGPKIAQKYLEDPVLFKRAECGFVKFDIRYVILLKSVQPLVVYAYKNFFLRFSNKSFELRDFEDYEKHFTVMNYNEAALLYRKLCHEFVEDFEIQYPDHNWKDTERKIFDMLRELFVAATSKKPPRGIAHSPQSRALYAADIMLAWQTGKDGCRVMQPKLLEVNWTPDCQRACEYYPDFYDDIFGLLFLDEEKDVFQVL